A window of Candidatus Nitrospira allomarina genomic DNA:
GAAAAACTTTGCTGACGATCCTTTGGTCAAAGCGATTGTGGTGAGAATTGATAGCCCAGGTGGGGGCGTGGCGCCTTCTCAAGAAATTTATAATGCCGTTAAGAGAGTGAGAAAAGAAAAGAATAAAACGGTGATCGCATCCATGGGTACGGTGGCGGCTTCGGGAGGCTATTATATTGCCGTGGGTACTGATCGCATTCTCGCGAATGCGGGTACTTTAACGGGTAGTATCGGCGTCATTATGCAATTGGCAAATTTTCACGAGTTACTGGAAAAAATCGGTGTCAAGAACCTTGTAGTCAAAAGTGGAAAATACAAAGATATCGGCTCTCCTTTTCGTCCCATGAATGAGGAAGATCGCAAGGTCTTAGAGTTGGTGATGAATGATGTCCATCGTCAATTTATCGATGCGGTGGCCGATGGGCGATCCCTGGATGTTGCGGAGGTCGAGCAGCTAGCCGATGGGCGTGTCTTTACGGGGCAGCAAGCCAAATCGATTCTGTTAGTTGATGATATCGGTGATTTGCACGATGCCATTAAATTAGCCGGCGAATTAGGCGGGATTGAGGGCGAGCCACGTGTCATGGAGGTGAGCAAGCCGTTTTCATTTAGGGATATACTTGAAAACACATTTCTTGGAAGCGTTCGCACCTTTGCCACGACTCATTTTCCCACCCCGTTGCTGTACCTCTGGGTGGCTTGATCCGGACAAGCAAAAATGAATCAATTACGTCTTTTGAGAAGCAGCGATGCTCATTGGCATAACTCAAGGTTCAAAAAGCGAGTCTCTGTGAGAAGGAGGATCGGATGACAAAAGCGGATCTCATCGAAAAGTTGGCGGAAAAGGCTCCCCAATTGAGTCGAAGGCAAGCCGAGTTAGTAGTCAACACCATTTTTGATTCTATCCGTGATTCGTTAAAGCGTGGAGAAAAAACAGAAATCCGTGGGTTTGGAAGTTTTCGTCTTCGACACCGTCAGACCAAAGAGGGGCGTAACCCTAAAACTGGAGAATCGGTTTCGGTCCCTGAAAAGCGCATGCCGTTTTTTAAAGCCGGTAAGGAGATCAAAGAATTGTTAAACCCTGAGTTACCACCTGTCTAAACCATGTCTACTACCGAGCCATCTCAAACAGAACACGAGATCCCCTGGACGGAAGAGGCTTCGTCTCGACTGGAACGCGCTCCTTTGTTCCTGAGAGGTATGGTTCGCCGTCTTGCAGAAAAAAAAGCCAAAGAATTGGGATATACAGAAATTACGGCTGAAACTTTAGACCAATTTAAGCAGCAAATGATGGGCTCGATGGGGGGCGCGGCCGGCATGACTCAAGCTGCCGAGGATATGGCTCAAGGCAAACTCCCCTGGACCGCCGAGGCACGAAAGCGTTTAGAGGCCGTTCCAGAGTTCATGCGAAGCATGATTGGCAAGATTGCTGAAGATGTGGCTAAAGAACGGGGCCATATGGAAGTGAATGTGGAATTATTTGAAAAGGTTGAAGCCTTAGGGGATATTCCGATCGAGAAAAGCGTGCCCATGGAATGGACCGATGAAGCTTTGGCTTTGTTGGATAAGCGTATTCAGGATTCACCTCCGATTGCTATGGAATTTGTGACGGATATGTTAAAGCGGGATGCCGAGGATCTAGCCAGGGAACAAGGGATCGAGAAGATTGATGCTGAAACCTTGATCCGTCTCTGGGAGGATCCGCCCACACAGGTGGCATGGACGGATGAGGCCTGGAAACGACTTCATACCTCACCGGATTTTGTTCGAAGCGGCATCCGAAAAGCTGCAGAACGACGTGCGAGAAAACTCGGGCTAACCACTATCGACTCCGAACACCTCACCACCTTTCGAAATGAGGCGATGATGAAGGCCGTTAAGCGGATTCGAAGTTTTGGCTATCAGGAACTGACCTTTGATGCGTTTGGCGATGCTATGCAAAAAGTTAAACGATTAAAGGGGAATGAGCAGGCGGAACATCGCTTGGATGAGATCAGGGATTACATGAAGAAAAAGCCTGATGTTGGTTTATTGGGTGATGAACTCATGACCCGTTTCAGGAATTATTTAAAAGGAGAAGGAAAGCTGTAGTTACTGGATTCTTCCTGGTTTTGAGGGTGTAAGCCCGCTTGAAATTCCCCCTTCTTACTCCCCCCTAGCCCCTTTTTTCGCAAGTTGATCGACAAGGTCATTTTCCGGATTCCCGGAATGAGCTTTCACTTTGACCCAGTTAATCGTGATGCCTGATTCGTTGACCGCCTGTGCGTAGGCTTGGGTAAATGGTAGCTTGGTGCGCCATGCTCCGGTTGCCCAACTTTCTAGTCCTTGGTAGTCAAAGTAAATTGTCATTTCTGTTATCCCCTGGGATTGGCACCATGTGATGGCTTTGAGGATGGCAAGAATTTCTCCAGCGACATTTCGGTGATTCATGGCTTCCTGCGGAATGTCATTCCCCTTGTCCCGGTGAATTTCTACACCATTTTTTTTGACCAGTACCCCCCATCCCAGTCGAAGAGTGCCATCGTCCTTGGGGAAGCAGGATCCATCGACCCAAACTTCGATCATCGGGGATGATGTTGTTGGGGTCGTTCGCTTCTGTGTGATTGGTTGACTGCTTGAACGAGATAACAGAAAAGCTTCCGCGTCTTCTCGTTTGGGGAAGGCTTTATATTCGGCTCCGGGAAAATGATGTACTTGGGCACGGCAGGCATCCCAACTCTCAAAGATGCCAATGGTGCGGCCGCGGCGGACGGCATAGAATTTCATGAAGGTTTAACGCGTGGATTATCCACTATAAAGGTATTTTCAAATGACCAGTGCTTGAACCGGGTATGTCCCCCAAAAATATTTTTGATTACTGTCTGGATCCGCCTTGTAAGGTCTTAATTCTACCTTTGGCCAGGTCAATTTTTGTCATTTCCTCCGGATTGTTCCCTGCCAATATCAGGAATGTTTCGTATTCTTGAATGGCGCGTTTGGGGTTATGTGCTTCATAAGCTTCAGCCAAATTGAATCGGGCCTGAGCATAGTTTGGCTGCAAGGACAAGGCCCGCTCATAGGTTTCGATAGCCTTTGGTACTTTTCCAAATTGCGCTAGGACTGAGCCATAACTATTGAGGATGACTGCTGAGTATGGCTGGATGGTCAGGGCCTGTTCCATGGCAGCTGCGGCTTCTGGGAGTCTGTCCATGCTTCTTAGGGCCAATCCAAGACGATGGTGGGCTTCCGCCAACTGTTTCGGATCAGATAAGCCGTATTGAATGGCTTTCTGATAGGCGTCAACGGCTAGTTCTGGCTGCTTGTTGCCACACGACGCAAATAAGGCTATCTCTCCTCTGGCAAATTGCTGAAGTCCTAAAAATTCCTTTTCTGATCCTAATTGTCCTTTTGTACCCGGGAGGTCTTTCTCCAGGGGATCTGGACCTTCAATATAAGAAAGAAATTTTGAATGGCTGCCATCTAAAAGTGTTTCATAAGGATCAAGAACGAATACGGCCATGACCAGTTGGTCCTGTTTCCCTTGAGTGTGTCGCATGAAATATTGATGCGTGGTCGTGGCTTCTCCGGTCCGATGCAGAGTACCAGAGTCAGGGGTTTGTTCTTTCAGAAGCTGAGAAGAATGAAAAAAGAATTCACGAGCCGGTGGTAATTGACTCAGGGTATGACGAAGTTTCGGATAGTCTTCTAAAGCCAGACCGCGTGGGAATACGGTGATGACGCCCACAAGGGTCTGATCTTCATTAAACATGAACCATTGTGCATGTTTTTTTGGTGATGTGGCTTCACGAAAGACTTCGGTGCCTCCTCCCCAGGGAGATTCCTGTCCCACGGAATGCAGCCAACCTGTTTGAACCTCGGTTTGGGTTTGGCACAAGGTGGCCTTTCCTAAGAGATTGAGGTCGCTTTCGGATGGTGGAAGGTTGGAGGCAGGGGGAGTGCTGGCGCAATGTGGGAGTAAGAAGAAAAGCAAAAACACATTCAGGACATTAGTCGGCTTTGCGTGGGGTCGATTATGAGGGGTGATCGGTTGAACCATTACTGTCGGCTCTTGAAAGTAAATGATTGATGTTTCGTAGAATAATTGCGACTAGGTTTATGGGGTCCGAATTAAGTAGTGGATGAAAAACAACGATAGTGCCGGGAAGAAATTGATCCAGAAAGGATGTATCATGGTGGGCGATACTGGGATCGAACCAGTGGCCTCTTCCGTGTGAAGGAAGCGCTCTTCCACTGAGCTAATCGCCCGCGGGAGGCAATTTATCATAATGCTGGGAGGGGAGCAATGAAGTCCGCGAGGATGACAATAGTTTTCTTGACGGTAGGAGAAAG
This region includes:
- the sppA gene encoding signal peptide peptidase SppA, which codes for MSNGYPRWKRVLWMILGGLVLFSVGKSLIPELLLAGKDGVAIVRVEGPILDSYQTVEELKNFADDPLVKAIVVRIDSPGGGVAPSQEIYNAVKRVRKEKNKTVIASMGTVAASGGYYIAVGTDRILANAGTLTGSIGVIMQLANFHELLEKIGVKNLVVKSGKYKDIGSPFRPMNEEDRKVLELVMNDVHRQFIDAVADGRSLDVAEVEQLADGRVFTGQQAKSILLVDDIGDLHDAIKLAGELGGIEGEPRVMEVSKPFSFRDILENTFLGSVRTFATTHFPTPLLYLWVA
- a CDS encoding integration host factor subunit beta, producing the protein MTKADLIEKLAEKAPQLSRRQAELVVNTIFDSIRDSLKRGEKTEIRGFGSFRLRHRQTKEGRNPKTGESVSVPEKRMPFFKAGKEIKELLNPELPPV
- a CDS encoding PCP reductase family protein, with protein sequence MSTTEPSQTEHEIPWTEEASSRLERAPLFLRGMVRRLAEKKAKELGYTEITAETLDQFKQQMMGSMGGAAGMTQAAEDMAQGKLPWTAEARKRLEAVPEFMRSMIGKIAEDVAKERGHMEVNVELFEKVEALGDIPIEKSVPMEWTDEALALLDKRIQDSPPIAMEFVTDMLKRDAEDLAREQGIEKIDAETLIRLWEDPPTQVAWTDEAWKRLHTSPDFVRSGIRKAAERRARKLGLTTIDSEHLTTFRNEAMMKAVKRIRSFGYQELTFDAFGDAMQKVKRLKGNEQAEHRLDEIRDYMKKKPDVGLLGDELMTRFRNYLKGEGKL
- a CDS encoding ribonuclease H family protein, whose protein sequence is MKFYAVRRGRTIGIFESWDACRAQVHHFPGAEYKAFPKREDAEAFLLSRSSSQPITQKRTTPTTSSPMIEVWVDGSCFPKDDGTLRLGWGVLVKKNGVEIHRDKGNDIPQEAMNHRNVAGEILAILKAITWCQSQGITEMTIYFDYQGLESWATGAWRTKLPFTQAYAQAVNESGITINWVKVKAHSGNPENDLVDQLAKKGARGE
- a CDS encoding tetratricopeptide repeat protein; translation: MVQPITPHNRPHAKPTNVLNVFLLFFLLPHCASTPPASNLPPSESDLNLLGKATLCQTQTEVQTGWLHSVGQESPWGGGTEVFREATSPKKHAQWFMFNEDQTLVGVITVFPRGLALEDYPKLRHTLSQLPPAREFFFHSSQLLKEQTPDSGTLHRTGEATTTHQYFMRHTQGKQDQLVMAVFVLDPYETLLDGSHSKFLSYIEGPDPLEKDLPGTKGQLGSEKEFLGLQQFARGEIALFASCGNKQPELAVDAYQKAIQYGLSDPKQLAEAHHRLGLALRSMDRLPEAAAAMEQALTIQPYSAVILNSYGSVLAQFGKVPKAIETYERALSLQPNYAQARFNLAEAYEAHNPKRAIQEYETFLILAGNNPEEMTKIDLAKGRIKTLQGGSRQ